One region of Xylanibacillus composti genomic DNA includes:
- a CDS encoding SAM-dependent methyltransferase, giving the protein MKGKYALMLALQTFNFELTLLNNYAKQCSECFEFIQAKLDALCRYIMCDGNHIVWEQWGHLQEIVELVDQLRFTSNQALCNLEKFQSQKLLEQKESMSEYLSMLSMAVKQEIPNFHLQPNSRILFIGSGSFPISPLTLSRETGAEVLCVDIDEEAVLFGTKVADALGMQDKVRFVGTYEEGLAYIRQATHIFIASLVERKYELLEMLKTELPSNAIVILRYGNGLKSLFNYPFEMGLATGWQLTSLLKHDGIYDTAILTSKPSHAKEVQFSEA; this is encoded by the coding sequence GTGAAAGGCAAGTATGCGTTAATGCTTGCACTGCAAACTTTTAATTTCGAGCTCACGCTGCTAAACAATTACGCCAAACAATGTTCGGAGTGCTTTGAATTCATACAAGCCAAACTGGATGCCCTTTGCCGCTATATTATGTGCGATGGCAATCATATCGTCTGGGAGCAGTGGGGACATCTCCAGGAAATCGTTGAGCTTGTAGATCAACTTCGCTTCACCAGCAATCAGGCGCTTTGCAATCTGGAGAAGTTCCAGAGTCAAAAGCTGCTAGAGCAGAAAGAAAGCATGAGTGAGTATTTGTCCATGCTTTCTATGGCAGTCAAACAAGAAATACCGAATTTCCATCTCCAGCCGAACTCGCGCATCTTGTTTATCGGCTCCGGGTCTTTCCCTATTTCTCCTTTGACCTTATCGCGAGAAACAGGAGCAGAAGTGCTGTGTGTAGATATTGATGAGGAAGCGGTATTGTTTGGCACCAAGGTTGCGGACGCACTAGGTATGCAGGATAAGGTTCGTTTTGTCGGGACATATGAAGAGGGGTTGGCCTACATTCGTCAAGCGACTCATATTTTTATTGCTTCTCTGGTGGAGAGGAAATATGAATTGCTGGAGATGCTGAAAACCGAGCTCCCCTCGAACGCCATTGTTATTTTACGATATGGAAACGGATTAAAGTCCCTGTTCAATTATCCGTTCGAAATGGGCTTGGCAACCGGGTGGCAGTTGACTTCTTTATTAAAGCATGACGGCATCTATGATACGGCGATTCTTACAAGCAAGCCAAGCCACGCGAAAGAGGTGCAATTCAGTGAGGCATGA
- a CDS encoding opine metallophore biosynthesis dehydrogenase: protein MRHESKPAIFGNTLIIGAGPAGIHAAVSWSRVSNRIGLLNREGEHARQVRKLLADADFHVQCDVLVSGKEQLSGSAKIHRYYEGYQELDPDWDTVLLCTPSDHYGRILGEWPGEMRRKVKQLILLSPGIGSNALVQSLLGEHAQRIEVVSLSTYYAASKFMNARAPLTSVVKGIKRKIRLASGRRERSVCIAVSELIQTLGVQCEIVDTPLEAESHSITTYVHPPLFMNTFSLNEIFSLSKSSKYMYKLYPEGPITPHVMRSMVHLWKEVSRVLQKLEIQPVNLLKFLNDDNYPVHEQSISRAQIEEFPSMDAVMQEYLLYVRYSSLLIDPFSAPDEQGRYYDFSAVPYRQVVLDRDGCWQIPRVPHEDYYKLKVLCEVAIRLEVPMPQARSLIEQYRNKLFSFLASEGTGRYHPDFIEDHAEEQAAAVLKTTHRNVQIAGE from the coding sequence GTGAGGCATGAATCCAAGCCGGCGATCTTTGGCAATACCTTAATTATCGGCGCAGGTCCGGCCGGTATTCATGCGGCTGTAAGCTGGAGTCGCGTTTCCAATCGCATAGGCTTGCTGAATCGGGAAGGGGAACATGCTCGACAGGTGAGGAAGCTGCTGGCAGACGCTGATTTCCACGTGCAATGCGATGTGCTTGTTTCGGGAAAGGAGCAATTATCCGGCTCGGCCAAGATCCATCGCTATTATGAAGGGTATCAAGAACTTGATCCTGATTGGGACACCGTCTTGTTGTGCACGCCCAGTGATCATTACGGCAGAATACTGGGGGAATGGCCCGGGGAGATGAGGAGAAAGGTCAAGCAGCTGATCCTGCTCTCGCCGGGCATCGGCAGCAACGCTTTGGTTCAAAGCTTACTGGGAGAGCACGCCCAAAGGATAGAAGTGGTAAGCTTGTCCACGTATTATGCAGCTTCGAAGTTCATGAATGCTCGGGCTCCACTTACATCGGTGGTCAAGGGCATCAAACGCAAAATTCGCCTTGCCTCCGGCAGAAGGGAACGATCCGTATGCATAGCTGTAAGCGAGCTCATTCAAACGTTGGGTGTGCAATGTGAAATTGTCGATACTCCGCTTGAAGCTGAAAGTCACAGCATCACAACCTATGTACATCCGCCGCTTTTTATGAATACGTTTTCCCTGAACGAGATTTTTTCATTGTCCAAATCCTCAAAGTACATGTACAAGCTGTATCCCGAGGGCCCTATAACGCCCCATGTCATGAGGAGCATGGTTCATTTGTGGAAGGAAGTATCACGGGTTCTTCAGAAGCTGGAGATTCAACCGGTCAACTTGTTGAAGTTCCTGAACGACGATAATTATCCGGTTCACGAACAGAGCATCAGCAGAGCGCAAATCGAGGAATTTCCATCGATGGATGCGGTCATGCAAGAGTACCTGCTGTACGTAAGATACAGCTCGCTTTTAATCGATCCGTTTTCTGCACCGGATGAGCAGGGAAGATACTATGATTTTTCCGCTGTTCCGTATAGACAGGTGGTTCTGGACCGTGACGGCTGCTGGCAAATTCCTCGCGTACCGCATGAGGATTACTACAAACTGAAGGTGCTGTGCGAGGTCGCGATTCGGCTTGAAGTACCCATGCCCCAAGCCAGAAGCCTGATCGAGCAATATAGAAACAAGCTCTTCTCTTTCTTGGCGAGCGAGGGGACAGGCCGGTACCATCCGGATTTTATAGAAGACCATGCAGAAGAGCAAGCAGCCGCAGTGCTCAAGACAACTCATAGGAATGTCCAAATCGCAGGGGAGTAA